Proteins found in one Kwoniella shivajii chromosome 4, complete sequence genomic segment:
- a CDS encoding citrate synthase, mitochondrial, producing MSFIASRSALRAQLRPSFARTFASTPAAHAQSLKERLTELIPKEIENVKAVRAAHGNKSFGEMTVDQAYGGMRGIKGLIWEGSVLDADEGIRFRGLTIPEVQQKLPTAPGGTEPLPEALFWLLVTGEVPTEEQVKGLSQEWAARAELPKFVEELIDRCPNTLHPMTQFSIAVNALNHDSAFAKAYSNGVHKREYWKTTFDDSMDLIAKLPNIAGRIFRNVFGDGKLPAIDANKDYSANLATLLGYGDNKDFVELMRLYITIHSDHEGGNVSAHTGHLVGSALSDPFLAFAASLNGLAGPLHGLANQEVLRWVQKMRAEVGEEPSDEKVAEYVWSTLKSGQVVPGYGHAVLRKTDPRYTAQREFALKHLPNDPGFKLVGQIYKIVPNILLEAGKAKNPWPNVDAHSGVLLTYYGLHQQDFYTVLFGVSRAFGVVSQLIWDRALGMPLERPKSYSTDAIKKMFEGK from the exons ATGAGCTTCATCGCTTCTAGATCCGCTCTCAGAGCTCAG CTCCGACCTTCTTTCGCTAGGACTTTCGCCTCCACCCCTGCTGCTCACGctcaatcactcaaagaGAGATTAACAGAGCTTATCCCCAAAGAAATCGAAAATGTTAAAGCTGTCAGAGCTGCTCACGGCAACAAGAGCTTCGGTGAAATGACCGTTGACCAAGCTTACGGTGGTATGCGAGGTATCAAA GGCTTGATCTGGGAAGGTTCAGTTCTTGACGCTGATGAGGGTATTCGATTCCGAGGACTCACCATCCCCGAAGTCCAACAAAAGCTTCCCACTGCCCCTGGTGGCACTGAGCCTCTTCCTGAGGCTCTCTTCTGGCTTCTCGTTACTGGTGAAGTCCCTACTGAGGAACAAGTCAAGGGTCTTTCTCAAGAATGGGCTGCTCGAGCCGAACTCCCTAAATTCGTTGAGGAACTCATCGACCGATGCCCCAACACTCTTCACCCCATGACTCAATTCTCCATCGCCGTTAACGCT CTTAACCACGATTCCGCTTTCGCCAAAGCATACTCCAACGGTGTCCACAAGAGAGAATACTGGAAGACCACCTTCGATGACTCCATGGACCTCATTGCCAAACTCCCTAACATTGCCGGTCGAATCTTCCGAAACGTCTTCGGTGACGGCAAGCTCCCCGCCATTGACGCCAACAAGGACTACTCTGCCAACTTGGCTACCTTGCTCGGTTACGGTGATAACAAGGATTTCGTTGAGCTCATGAGATTGTACATCACTATCCACTCCGACCACGAAGGTGGTAACGTTTCT GCCCACACTGGTCACTTGGTCGGTTCCGCCCTTTCCGATCCTTTCCTTGCCTTCGCTGCTTCTCTCAACGGTCTTGCCGGTCCCCTTCACGG TCTTGCCAACCAAGAGGTTCTCCGATGGGTTCAAAAAATGCGAGCTGAGGTTGGTGAAGAGCCATCAGACGAGAAGGTTGCCGAATACGTTTGGTCTACTCTCAAATCTGGTCAAGTCGTCCCCGGTTACGGTCACGCCGTTTTGAGAAAGACT GACCCTCGATACACTGCTCAACGAGAGTTCGCCCTCAAACATCTCCCTAACGATCCTGGATTCAAGCTTGTTGGTCAAATCTACAAGATTGTTCCTAACATTCTCCTTGAGGCCGGTAAAGCCAAGA ACCCATGGCCTAACGTCGATGCTCACTCCGGTGTCCTTCTTACATA CTACGGTCTCCACCAACAAGACTTCTACACCGTCCTCTTCGGTGTCTCCCGAGCCTTTGGTGTTGTCTCTCAACTTATTTGGGACCGAGCTCTTGGT ATGCCCCTCGAACGACCTAAGTCTTACTCTACCGACGCCATCAAGAAGATGTTCGAAGGCAAATAA